One Mesorhizobium sp. L-2-11 genomic region harbors:
- a CDS encoding transglutaminase family protein, producing the protein MRLKITHRTEYRYDAPVHYLLQRLRLLPVSGPTQTVLSWTLKIEGAREEVRFTDHFGNDTRLLSVEGERDFITVEASGEVVTRDTSGVCGPHQGFAPLWLFDQETPLTTIGSGIRELAASVGEGADIERLHRLMAVIGERVAYTPGTTNAATPAEDALALKTGVCQDHSHIFAAAARAMGFPARYVSGYLMMDAAVEQAASHAWAEAHVAGLGWVAFDVANGISPDERYVKVATGRDYRDATPVSGIRLGQAEELLAVTVTVEQ; encoded by the coding sequence ATGCGGCTGAAGATCACCCACCGGACCGAATACCGCTATGATGCGCCGGTGCACTATCTGTTGCAGCGGTTGCGGCTGCTTCCAGTCAGCGGACCGACGCAGACCGTCTTGTCCTGGACGCTGAAGATCGAAGGGGCGCGCGAAGAAGTGCGTTTCACCGACCATTTCGGCAACGACACGCGGCTTTTGAGCGTCGAAGGCGAGCGCGATTTCATCACCGTCGAGGCATCGGGTGAGGTGGTTACACGCGACACATCAGGCGTTTGCGGGCCACATCAGGGTTTCGCGCCGCTCTGGCTGTTTGACCAGGAAACGCCGTTGACCACGATCGGCAGCGGCATTCGCGAACTCGCGGCCTCGGTCGGCGAGGGGGCCGATATCGAAAGATTGCACCGGCTGATGGCGGTGATCGGCGAGCGCGTCGCCTATACGCCGGGCACCACCAACGCGGCGACCCCGGCCGAGGACGCGCTGGCGCTCAAGACCGGCGTCTGCCAGGACCACAGCCACATCTTTGCCGCCGCCGCGCGAGCCATGGGGTTTCCGGCCCGCTACGTCAGCGGCTATTTGATGATGGATGCCGCGGTCGAGCAGGCGGCGAGCCATGCCTGGGCCGAAGCGCATGTTGCGGGCCTTGGCTGGGTCGCGTTCGACGTCGCCAACGGCATTTCGCCCGACGAACGCTATGTGAAGGTAGCAACCGGCCGTGATTACCGCGACGCCACGCCCGTATCAGGAATTCGACTGGGACAAGCGGAAGAACTGCTTGCGGTGACCGTCACCGTGGAGCAGTAA
- a CDS encoding pyridoxal phosphate-dependent decarboxylase family protein — protein sequence MNSNEFREWSLRAAEWGADYRSTLRERPVRPLVEPGEIFRSIDVSPPEHGETMQAIFTDFERKILPGMTHWQHPRFFAYFPANAAPVSVVAEYLVSAMAAQCMLWQTSPAATELETRVVDWMRQALGLPEGFSGVMQDSASSATLAAVLTMRERALDWQGNRMGLQGQPILRVYCSDQVHTSIDRAIWVSGVGEDNLVRIPVAGRFRAMDVAALEAAIVADRQAGMLPAGIIACVGGTSTGGTDDIAGVAAVAKRQGLYLHVDAAWAGSAMICPEYRHFWAGVEQADSIVFNPHKWLGAQFDCSMQFIRRPEDLVRTLAIKPDYLETHGRDGIINYSEWSVPLGRRFRALKLWFLLRAHGLENLRTMIRNHVAWSAGLAERLAGEPDFEIVTEPMLSLFSFRHLVAGTDSDQHNLRLVNAINDDGRIYLTQTRVDGQVAIRFQVGQFETTAADVDIAFEVITEIARGLT from the coding sequence ATGAATAGCAACGAATTCCGGGAATGGTCGCTGCGCGCGGCCGAATGGGGTGCCGACTACAGGAGCACACTTCGCGAAAGACCGGTGCGGCCGCTCGTCGAGCCGGGCGAAATTTTTAGAAGCATCGACGTCTCGCCGCCGGAACATGGCGAAACGATGCAGGCAATCTTCACCGATTTCGAGCGAAAAATCCTGCCCGGCATGACGCATTGGCAGCATCCGCGCTTCTTCGCCTATTTCCCGGCCAATGCCGCACCGGTCTCAGTGGTGGCCGAATATCTGGTCTCGGCGATGGCCGCGCAATGCATGCTCTGGCAAACCTCGCCGGCAGCGACCGAACTCGAGACGCGCGTCGTCGACTGGATGCGTCAGGCGCTTGGCCTGCCGGAAGGGTTTTCCGGCGTCATGCAGGATTCGGCATCGTCGGCGACGCTCGCCGCCGTGCTGACCATGCGCGAGCGCGCGCTCGACTGGCAGGGCAACAGGATGGGCCTGCAAGGCCAGCCGATATTGCGCGTCTATTGTTCCGATCAGGTCCACACCTCGATCGATCGGGCAATCTGGGTGTCGGGCGTCGGCGAGGACAATCTCGTGCGCATTCCGGTTGCCGGCCGCTTCCGCGCCATGGATGTCGCAGCTCTCGAAGCGGCTATCGTCGCCGACCGGCAAGCCGGCATGCTGCCGGCCGGCATCATCGCCTGCGTCGGCGGCACCAGCACCGGCGGCACCGATGATATCGCCGGCGTCGCCGCGGTGGCGAAACGGCAGGGGCTCTATCTGCATGTCGATGCCGCCTGGGCCGGATCGGCGATGATATGCCCGGAATATCGGCATTTCTGGGCGGGTGTGGAGCAGGCGGATTCCATCGTCTTCAACCCGCATAAATGGCTGGGCGCGCAGTTCGACTGCTCGATGCAGTTCATCCGCCGGCCGGAAGACCTGGTGCGGACGCTGGCCATCAAACCGGATTACCTGGAGACGCATGGGCGCGACGGCATCATCAACTATTCCGAATGGTCGGTGCCGCTCGGGCGGCGCTTTCGCGCACTGAAACTCTGGTTCCTGCTGCGCGCCCACGGGCTGGAAAATCTGCGGACGATGATCCGCAACCATGTCGCCTGGAGCGCAGGGCTGGCCGAGCGGCTGGCGGGGGAACCGGATTTCGAGATCGTCACGGAGCCGATGCTGTCGCTGTTCTCGTTCCGGCATCTGGTGGCCGGCACCGATTCGGACCAACACAATCTGCGGTTGGTCAATGCGATCAACGACGATGGCCGCATCTACCTGACGCAGACACGGGTGGACGGCCAAGTCGCGATCCGCTTTCAGGTCGGTCAGTTCGAGACGACGGCGGCGGATGTCGACATCGCTTTCGAGGTCATCACCGAAATCGCCCGCGGGCTGACCTGA
- a CDS encoding DeoR/GlpR family DNA-binding transcription regulator: MYLSPRHSEIIQMAKDNGRVLVDDLATHFNVTPQTIRKDLNDLCDQRLLSRIHGGALFPSGIENMEYEARRKIAADEKEAIGRAAARLIPDNASLFINIGTTTEAVSKALLDHAGLMVITNNINVANRMRIYPSIEVVIAGGVVRGSDGGVVGEAAVDFIRQFKVDYAVIGASAIDLDGALLDFDFREVKVAQAIIANARHVILVSDQTKFERTAPVRIGHLSQVNTFITDRCDIPSVRKICQEAEVQLIETALS, from the coding sequence ATGTATCTGTCGCCGCGTCATTCCGAAATCATTCAGATGGCCAAGGACAATGGCCGCGTGCTGGTCGACGACCTGGCAACGCATTTCAACGTGACGCCGCAGACCATCCGCAAGGATCTCAATGATCTGTGCGACCAGCGGCTGCTTTCCCGTATCCATGGCGGGGCGCTGTTCCCTTCGGGCATCGAGAACATGGAATATGAAGCGAGGCGCAAGATCGCCGCCGACGAGAAGGAGGCGATCGGCCGCGCCGCAGCCAGGCTGATCCCCGACAACGCCTCGCTGTTCATCAATATCGGCACCACGACGGAGGCGGTCAGCAAGGCGCTTCTCGATCATGCCGGCCTGATGGTCATCACCAATAATATCAATGTTGCCAATAGGATGCGCATATATCCTTCCATCGAAGTCGTTATTGCCGGCGGCGTCGTGCGTGGTTCCGACGGCGGTGTGGTCGGCGAGGCGGCGGTCGATTTCATCAGGCAGTTCAAGGTCGACTACGCGGTGATCGGCGCCTCGGCGATCGACCTTGACGGTGCGTTGCTCGATTTCGATTTTCGCGAGGTGAAGGTGGCGCAGGCGATCATCGCCAATGCCCGGCATGTCATCCTGGTTTCCGACCAGACCAAGTTCGAGCGGACGGCGCCGGTTCGCATCGGCCACCTGTCGCAGGTCAACACTTTCATCACCGACCGCTGCGACATCCCGTCGGTGCGCAAGATATGCCAGGAAGCAGAGGTTCAACTGATCGAAACTGCGCTCTCCTAG
- the glpD gene encoding glycerol-3-phosphate dehydrogenase yields the protein MSASPIHDIFVIGGGINGCGIARDAVGRGFSVFLAEMNDLASGTSSGSTKLIHGGLRYLEFYEFRLVREALMEREILWKNAPHIIWPMRFVLPYARGLRPAWLIRLGLFLYDHIGGRKLLPATKTLDMARDPAGKPLKPLFGKAFEYSDGWVNDARLVALNARDAADRGATIRTRTKVVSARREGEFWTVRLENTRTGDTEEIKARLLVNAAGPWVDHVLSATVGLNDVHNVRLVQGSHIVISKKFDDPRAYFFQNKDGRIIFAIPYEDEFTLIGTTDQDFSGDPRDVKISDAEIDYLCAAASEYFTQPVKRSDIVWTYSAVRPLYDDGASKAQEATRDYVLKTDGGEGMAPIINTFGGKITTYRRLAESMLEKIEGFLGKRGKPWTANAPLPGGDFPVSGFDAEVAKLKTAYPFLDTRLARRLTRLYGTRARMLLGLARSNADLGRNFGADLYEAEVRYLVQNEWAMTAEDVLWRRTKRGLQLSREQAAALDEFMRGISRRHVAAAE from the coding sequence GTGAGCGCATCCCCGATCCATGACATCTTCGTCATCGGTGGCGGTATCAACGGCTGCGGCATTGCCCGCGACGCGGTTGGGCGCGGCTTCTCGGTCTTCCTTGCCGAAATGAACGATCTGGCCAGCGGCACGTCTTCCGGCTCGACCAAACTGATCCATGGCGGCTTGCGCTATCTTGAGTTTTACGAGTTTCGCCTGGTGCGCGAGGCGCTGATGGAGCGCGAGATCCTCTGGAAGAACGCGCCGCACATCATCTGGCCGATGCGCTTCGTGCTGCCCTATGCCAGGGGCCTGCGTCCGGCCTGGCTGATCAGGCTCGGTCTTTTCCTTTACGACCACATTGGCGGGCGCAAATTGCTGCCGGCGACCAAGACGCTGGACATGGCAAGGGACCCAGCCGGCAAGCCGCTGAAGCCTTTGTTTGGCAAGGCCTTCGAATATTCCGACGGCTGGGTCAACGATGCGCGGCTGGTGGCTCTGAACGCTCGCGACGCAGCCGATCGCGGCGCGACGATCCGAACCCGCACGAAAGTCGTCAGCGCACGCCGTGAAGGCGAGTTTTGGACGGTCAGGCTGGAAAACACGCGAACCGGCGACACCGAGGAGATCAAGGCGCGGCTTTTGGTCAACGCCGCCGGCCCATGGGTCGACCACGTGCTGTCGGCTACGGTCGGCTTGAACGACGTGCATAATGTCCGGCTGGTACAGGGCAGCCACATCGTCATCAGCAAGAAATTCGACGATCCGCGCGCCTATTTCTTTCAGAACAAGGATGGCCGCATCATCTTCGCCATCCCCTACGAGGATGAGTTCACGCTGATCGGCACCACCGACCAGGACTTTTCCGGCGACCCGCGCGACGTGAAGATCAGCGACGCCGAGATCGATTACCTCTGTGCTGCGGCGAGCGAATATTTCACGCAGCCGGTCAAGCGTTCCGACATCGTCTGGACCTATTCCGCCGTGCGTCCGCTTTATGACGACGGCGCCTCGAAGGCGCAGGAAGCGACCCGCGACTATGTGCTGAAGACCGACGGCGGCGAAGGCATGGCGCCGATCATCAACACCTTCGGCGGCAAGATCACCACCTATCGCCGGCTGGCGGAATCGATGCTCGAGAAAATCGAAGGTTTTCTCGGCAAGCGCGGCAAGCCGTGGACGGCAAACGCGCCGCTGCCGGGCGGCGATTTCCCGGTCAGCGGCTTCGACGCCGAAGTGGCGAAACTGAAGACGGCCTATCCGTTCCTCGATACGCGTCTGGCGCGCCGCCTGACCCGGCTTTACGGAACTCGCGCAAGGATGCTGCTGGGCCTCGCCAGATCGAATGCCGACCTTGGCCGCAACTTTGGCGCCGATCTCTACGAGGCAGAGGTGCGCTACCTCGTTCAAAATGAATGGGCGATGACCGCCGAAGATGTATTGTGGCGCAGGACCAAGCGCGGCCTGCAACTGAGCCGCGAACAGGCGGCAGCGCTCGACGAATTCATGCGCGGGATAAGCCGGCGCCATGTCGCGGCTGCCGAATAG
- a CDS encoding ABC transporter ATP-binding protein: MLELRNVSKTVGATEHIRDVSLTLQHGSLNVLLGPTLSGKTSLMRLMAGLDVPTSGSVWFDGKDVTGIPVQKRNVAMVYQQFINYPAMTVYENIASPLRVAGAERAKIDKEVRNAAALLKLTPFLDRTPLSLSGGQQQRTALARAIVKNASLVLLDEPLANLDYKLREELRAELPKIFAATGTIFVYATTEPHEALLLGGNTATLSEGRITQFGPTIDVFRRPNDLVTARTFADPPLNTIVLKKSGSSFLLEGGVSLPVPAELAGIADTSYTIGFQPHHLSLARPSPSAVPVRAKVSVTEITGSESFVHLDFADVRWVMLEHGILVFEPDQTIEVFIDPRHIMVFDANGRSAAPTQMLAA, translated from the coding sequence ATGCTGGAACTGAGAAACGTGTCGAAGACGGTCGGCGCGACGGAGCATATACGCGACGTCTCGCTGACGCTTCAGCACGGCTCGCTCAACGTCCTTCTCGGACCGACGCTTTCCGGCAAGACCAGCCTGATGCGGCTGATGGCCGGCCTTGACGTGCCGACATCCGGCTCGGTCTGGTTCGATGGCAAGGATGTCACCGGCATCCCGGTGCAGAAGCGAAACGTCGCCATGGTCTACCAGCAGTTCATCAACTATCCGGCGATGACGGTTTACGAGAACATCGCTTCGCCGCTGAGGGTGGCCGGTGCCGAGCGGGCAAAGATCGACAAGGAGGTGCGCAATGCCGCAGCCCTTCTCAAACTGACGCCCTTTCTCGACCGCACACCGCTCAGCCTCTCCGGCGGCCAGCAGCAGCGCACCGCGCTGGCGCGCGCAATCGTCAAGAACGCCAGCCTCGTGCTGCTCGACGAGCCGCTCGCCAACCTCGACTACAAGCTGCGCGAGGAGTTGCGTGCGGAATTGCCGAAAATCTTCGCGGCAACCGGCACCATCTTCGTCTACGCCACGACCGAACCGCACGAAGCCTTGCTGCTCGGCGGCAACACGGCGACGCTCTCCGAAGGCCGCATCACCCAGTTCGGCCCGACGATCGACGTCTTCCGCAGGCCGAACGACCTCGTCACAGCCAGGACGTTCGCCGATCCGCCGCTCAACACGATCGTGCTGAAGAAGAGCGGTTCGAGCTTCCTTCTTGAAGGTGGGGTGAGCCTCCCGGTGCCGGCCGAACTCGCCGGTATTGCCGATACGAGTTACACGATCGGCTTCCAGCCCCACCATCTTTCCCTTGCCCGGCCGAGCCCGTCGGCGGTGCCGGTGAGAGCCAAGGTGTCGGTCACCGAGATCACCGGTTCTGAAAGTTTTGTGCATCTCGATTTCGCCGATGTCCGCTGGGTGATGCTGGAGCACGGCATCCTGGTGTTCGAGCCGGACCAGACCATCGAGGTATTCATCGATCCGCGGCACATCATGGTGTTCGACGCGAACGGCCGCTCGGCCGCGCCGACACAGATGCTGGCGGCTTGA
- a CDS encoding ABC transporter ATP-binding protein, with the protein MARIDCNHIRHAYGPHPKSDKDYALKEVHHTFEDGGAYALLGPSGCGKTTLLNIISGLLYPSHGGLLFDGKDVTNLSTQERNIAQVFQFPVIYDTMTVYDNLAFPLRNRGVAEPDVDRKVRETLDMTGLADMAKRKARGLTADQKQKISLGRGLVRSDVNAILFDEPLTVIDPHMKWVLRSQLKQLHRRFGFTMVYVTHDQTEALTFAENVVVMYEGEIVQIGSPAELFERPKHTFVGYFIGSPGMNVMPVAVEGRSARLGSQTIELPGAPKAGITGAIELGIRPEYIRLGASGMPVSIRKVEDIGRHKVVRASFEGRAIAAIIGEDEDIPADPKIAFDPAGINIYADSWRVEMGG; encoded by the coding sequence ATGGCGCGCATCGACTGCAATCACATCCGCCACGCCTACGGACCGCATCCGAAGTCGGACAAGGACTATGCGCTGAAGGAGGTGCATCACACCTTCGAGGACGGCGGCGCCTATGCGCTGCTCGGGCCGTCGGGCTGCGGCAAGACCACGCTGCTCAACATCATTTCCGGCCTGTTGTATCCGTCGCACGGCGGGCTTCTGTTCGACGGCAAGGACGTGACCAATCTGTCGACGCAGGAGCGCAACATAGCTCAGGTGTTCCAGTTCCCGGTCATCTACGACACCATGACCGTCTACGACAATCTGGCCTTCCCGCTGCGCAACCGCGGCGTTGCGGAACCCGACGTCGACCGCAAGGTGCGCGAAACCCTTGACATGACCGGTCTGGCCGACATGGCTAAGCGAAAGGCGAGGGGACTGACCGCTGACCAGAAGCAGAAGATCTCGCTCGGACGCGGGCTGGTGCGCTCCGACGTCAACGCGATCCTGTTCGACGAGCCGCTGACCGTCATCGACCCGCATATGAAGTGGGTGCTGCGCTCGCAGTTGAAGCAGTTGCACAGGCGCTTCGGTTTCACCATGGTCTATGTCACGCACGACCAGACCGAGGCGCTCACCTTCGCCGAAAACGTCGTCGTCATGTATGAGGGCGAGATCGTGCAGATCGGCTCTCCAGCCGAACTGTTCGAGCGCCCCAAGCATACATTCGTCGGCTATTTCATCGGCTCGCCGGGCATGAACGTCATGCCGGTCGCGGTCGAAGGCAGGAGCGCGCGGCTCGGCAGCCAGACCATCGAATTGCCGGGCGCGCCCAAGGCCGGGATCACCGGTGCGATCGAACTCGGTATCCGCCCTGAATATATCAGGCTTGGCGCCAGCGGCATGCCGGTTTCAATCCGCAAGGTCGAGGATATCGGCCGCCACAAGGTGGTGCGCGCCAGTTTCGAAGGCCGCGCCATTGCGGCGATCATCGGCGAGGACGAGGACATTCCCGCCGATCCGAAGATCGCTTTCGACCCGGCCGGCATCAACATCTATGCCGATTCCTGGCGCGTCGAGATGGGAGGCTGA
- a CDS encoding carbohydrate ABC transporter permease yields MERTWNNKAWFMVLPVLLLVAFSAIIPLMTVVNYSVQDTFGNNVFFWAGSEWFEEILHSDRFWEAMGRNLIFSAIILVIEIPLGIFIALNMPKKGWGVPVCLVLMALPLLIPWNVVGTIWQVFGRVDIGLLGYSLRALGFNYNYVNDPFDAWITVIVMDVWHWTSLVVLLCYAGLVSIPDAYYQAAKIDGASRWAIFRYIQLPKMNRVLLIAVLLRFMDSFMIYTEPFVVTGGGPGNTTTFLSIDLVKLAIGEFNLGEAAAMSIVYFLIIMLLSWVFYTVMTAYDAER; encoded by the coding sequence ATGGAAAGGACCTGGAACAACAAGGCCTGGTTCATGGTGCTGCCGGTGCTGTTGCTGGTGGCTTTCTCGGCGATCATCCCGCTGATGACGGTCGTGAACTATTCTGTGCAGGACACTTTCGGCAACAACGTCTTCTTTTGGGCGGGCTCGGAATGGTTCGAGGAAATCCTGCATTCCGACCGGTTCTGGGAAGCGATGGGCCGCAACCTGATCTTCTCGGCCATCATTCTGGTCATAGAGATTCCGCTCGGCATCTTCATTGCGCTCAACATGCCGAAGAAGGGCTGGGGCGTTCCGGTCTGCCTGGTGCTGATGGCGCTGCCGCTGCTCATCCCGTGGAACGTCGTCGGCACGATCTGGCAGGTGTTCGGCCGCGTCGACATCGGCCTGCTCGGATATTCGCTGCGGGCGCTCGGCTTCAACTACAACTATGTCAACGACCCGTTCGATGCTTGGATCACAGTCATCGTCATGGATGTCTGGCATTGGACGAGCCTCGTCGTCCTGCTCTGCTACGCAGGGTTGGTCTCGATCCCCGATGCCTATTACCAGGCGGCCAAGATCGACGGGGCGTCGCGCTGGGCGATCTTCCGCTACATCCAGCTGCCGAAGATGAACCGTGTGCTGCTGATCGCGGTTCTGCTGCGCTTCATGGACAGTTTCATGATCTACACCGAGCCGTTCGTCGTCACCGGCGGCGGGCCTGGCAACACCACCACTTTCCTGTCGATCGATCTGGTCAAGCTGGCCATCGGCGAGTTCAACCTGGGTGAGGCGGCGGCCATGTCGATCGTCTACTTCCTGATCATCATGCTCCTGTCCTGGGTGTTCTACACCGTCATGACAGCCTACGATGCGGAGCGGTGA
- a CDS encoding carbohydrate ABC transporter permease produces MRQTPATAEAQTANATLARKMRRRGEESRFWWLVPTIYIIFLMLPIYWLVNMSFKTNQEILGAFSLWPRNPTLANYAVIFNDPSWYRGYINSIIYVVMNTVISVAVALPAAYAFSRYRFLGDKHLFFWLLTNRMAPPAVFALPFFQLYSAFGLIDTHIAVALAHCLFNVPLAVWILEGFMSGVPKEIDETAYIDGYSFPRFFLKIFMPLIASGVGVAAFFCFMFSWVELLIARTLTTTAAKPIAAIMTRTVSASGLDWGVLAAAGVLTIIPGALVIWFVRNYIAKGFALGRV; encoded by the coding sequence ATGCGGCAGACCCCCGCTACAGCGGAAGCGCAGACGGCGAACGCCACGCTGGCCCGCAAGATGCGGCGGCGGGGCGAGGAGTCACGGTTCTGGTGGCTGGTGCCGACAATCTACATCATCTTCCTGATGCTGCCGATCTACTGGCTGGTCAATATGAGCTTCAAGACCAACCAGGAGATCCTCGGCGCCTTCTCGCTGTGGCCGAGAAACCCGACGCTTGCCAATTACGCGGTCATTTTCAATGATCCGTCCTGGTACAGGGGTTACATCAACTCGATCATCTATGTGGTTATGAACACGGTGATTTCCGTCGCCGTGGCGCTTCCGGCAGCCTATGCCTTCTCGCGCTACCGTTTTCTCGGCGACAAGCATCTGTTCTTCTGGCTGCTGACCAACCGCATGGCGCCGCCGGCGGTGTTCGCGCTGCCGTTCTTCCAGCTCTATTCGGCTTTCGGCCTGATCGACACCCACATCGCCGTGGCGCTGGCCCACTGCCTGTTCAACGTGCCGCTGGCGGTCTGGATCTTGGAAGGCTTCATGTCGGGCGTGCCGAAGGAAATCGACGAGACCGCCTATATCGACGGCTATTCCTTCCCGCGCTTCTTCCTGAAGATATTCATGCCGCTGATCGCGAGCGGCGTTGGCGTCGCGGCTTTCTTCTGCTTCATGTTCTCGTGGGTGGAACTGCTGATCGCGCGGACGCTGACCACGACCGCGGCAAAACCGATCGCCGCGATCATGACGCGCACGGTCTCGGCCTCGGGCCTCGACTGGGGCGTGCTGGCCGCAGCCGGCGTGCTCACCATCATACCGGGCGCGCTCGTCATCTGGTTCGTGCGAAATTATATCGCCAAGGGCTTTGCCCTGGGGAGGGTGTGA
- a CDS encoding DUF2160 domain-containing protein: MSFSWMAWTWPTAAFFGTIFLLLCGMAVWEYASPGGNPRIGVLRFETTRGDRLFLSLLGSAFIHLAWLGLVGPNLWWALALSVVYAIGVFRYV, from the coding sequence ATGAGCTTCTCCTGGATGGCCTGGACTTGGCCGACCGCCGCCTTCTTCGGCACCATCTTCCTGCTGCTCTGCGGCATGGCGGTCTGGGAATACGCCTCGCCGGGCGGCAATCCGCGCATCGGCGTCTTGCGCTTCGAGACGACGCGCGGCGACCGTCTCTTCCTATCGCTGCTTGGCAGCGCCTTTATCCATCTCGCTTGGCTGGGTCTTGTCGGACCCAACCTGTGGTGGGCTCTCGCTCTCTCCGTGGTCTACGCCATCGGCGTGTTCCGCTACGTATAG
- a CDS encoding ABC transporter substrate-binding protein — MRRQFLTSTTALVLLLGAGQAYAGMDEAKAFLDAEIKDLSTLDRAGQEAEMQWFIDAAKPFAGMDIKVVSETITTHEYESKTLAKAFTDITGIKITHDLIGEGDVVEKLQTQMQSGENIYDAYINDSDLIGTHWRYQQARSLTDWMANEGKDVTNPNIDIDDFIGKSFTTAPDGKLYQLPDQQFANLYWFRYDWFNDEKNKADFKAKYGYDLGVPVNWSAYEDIAAFFTGREIDGKKVYGHMDYGKKDPSLGWRFTDAWLSMAGNGDKGIPNGRPVDEWGIKVNEKSQPVGSCVTRGGDTNGPAGVYSIEKYLEWLKAYAPPEAQGMTFSESGPVPAQGAIAQQIFWYTAFTADMVKPGPVLNDDGTPKWRMAPSPHGVYWKDGMKLGYQDAGSWTLMKSTPDDRAKAAWLYAQFVTSKTVDVKKSHVGLTFIRESTLQHPSFTERAPKLGGLIEFYRSPARVQWTPTGTNVPDYPKLAQLWWQAIGDASSGAKTAQEAMDSLCGEQEKVLERLERAGIQGDIGPKLAEEKTLEEWNADAVAKGNLAPQLKIEPEKDKPQTVNYDELVKSWSN, encoded by the coding sequence ATGCGAAGGCAATTTCTGACGTCAACGACCGCTCTGGTCCTGCTCCTTGGAGCGGGCCAGGCCTATGCCGGAATGGACGAAGCCAAGGCGTTTCTCGATGCCGAGATCAAGGACCTGTCGACGCTCGACCGCGCCGGCCAGGAAGCCGAGATGCAATGGTTCATCGATGCCGCGAAACCTTTCGCCGGCATGGACATCAAGGTGGTCTCGGAAACCATCACCACCCACGAATACGAGTCCAAGACGCTGGCCAAGGCGTTCACCGACATCACCGGCATCAAGATCACCCACGATCTGATCGGTGAAGGCGACGTCGTCGAGAAGCTGCAGACGCAGATGCAGTCGGGCGAAAACATCTACGACGCCTACATCAACGACTCCGACCTGATCGGCACGCACTGGCGCTACCAGCAGGCGCGCAGCCTGACCGACTGGATGGCCAATGAAGGCAAGGACGTCACCAACCCGAATATCGACATCGACGATTTCATCGGCAAGTCGTTCACCACGGCGCCGGACGGCAAGCTCTACCAGCTTCCCGACCAGCAGTTCGCCAACCTCTACTGGTTCCGCTACGACTGGTTCAACGACGAGAAGAACAAGGCCGATTTCAAGGCGAAGTACGGCTACGACCTCGGCGTTCCTGTCAACTGGTCGGCCTATGAGGACATCGCCGCCTTCTTCACCGGCCGCGAGATCGACGGCAAGAAGGTCTATGGCCACATGGACTACGGCAAGAAGGACCCGTCGCTCGGCTGGCGCTTCACCGACGCCTGGCTGTCGATGGCCGGCAACGGCGACAAGGGTATTCCGAACGGGCGACCGGTCGATGAATGGGGCATCAAGGTCAACGAGAAGTCGCAGCCGGTCGGCTCCTGCGTAACGCGCGGCGGCGACACCAACGGCCCGGCTGGCGTCTATTCGATCGAAAAATACCTGGAGTGGCTGAAGGCCTATGCGCCGCCGGAAGCCCAGGGCATGACCTTCTCCGAATCCGGCCCGGTCCCGGCGCAGGGAGCGATCGCTCAGCAGATCTTCTGGTACACCGCCTTCACCGCCGACATGGTCAAGCCCGGTCCGGTGCTCAACGACGACGGCACGCCGAAATGGCGCATGGCGCCTTCGCCACATGGCGTCTACTGGAAAGACGGCATGAAACTCGGCTATCAGGACGCCGGTTCGTGGACGCTGATGAAGTCGACCCCGGACGACCGCGCCAAGGCCGCCTGGCTCTATGCGCAGTTCGTTACCTCGAAGACCGTGGACGTGAAGAAGAGCCATGTCGGCCTGACCTTCATCCGCGAATCGACGCTCCAGCATCCGAGCTTTACCGAGCGCGCGCCGAAGCTCGGCGGCCTGATCGAGTTCTACCGCTCGCCGGCTCGCGTCCAGTGGACTCCGACCGGCACCAACGTTCCTGACTATCCGAAGCTGGCGCAGCTCTGGTGGCAGGCGATCGGCGACGCCTCGTCGGGCGCCAAGACCGCCCAGGAGGCGATGGACTCGCTCTGCGGCGAGCAGGAAAAGGTGCTAGAGCGCCTTGAGCGTGCCGGCATCCAAGGCGATATCGGACCGAAACTGGCCGAGGAAAAGACCCTGGAGGAGTGGAACGCCGATGCCGTCGCCAAGGGCAATCTCGCGCCGCAGCTGAAGATCGAGCCGGAGAAGGACAAGCCGCAGACCGTCAACTACGACGAGCTGGTCAAGAGCTGGAGCAACTGA